In Anseongella ginsenosidimutans, one genomic interval encodes:
- the rplV gene encoding 50S ribosomal protein L22, with product MEAVAKLRDCPTSPRKMRLVVDLIRGQKVEYALHILKYNPKEASIRLEKLLLSAVANWQAKNEGAAIEESGLIVKEAFVDGGRQLKRLRPAPQGRGHRIRKRSNHVTLVVDSKKDQKES from the coding sequence ATGGAAGCAGTTGCAAAATTAAGAGATTGTCCTACCTCTCCCCGCAAGATGCGCCTCGTAGTGGATCTGATCCGCGGGCAAAAGGTAGAATATGCTTTACATATACTGAAATACAACCCTAAAGAGGCATCTATCCGGCTGGAGAAATTACTGCTTTCAGCGGTAGCTAACTGGCAGGCTAAGAACGAAGGGGCGGCCATTGAGGAGAGCGGGTTGATCGTAAAGGAAGCCTTCGTTGACGGCGGCCGGCAACTGAAGCGGTTACGTCCTGCTCCGCAGGGAAGAGGGCACCGTATCAGGAAACGGTCCAACCACGTAACACTGGTTGTGGACAGCAAAAAAGATCAAAAAGAAAGCTAA
- the rplE gene encoding 50S ribosomal protein L5, whose translation MTYIPRLKTRYKEEIVPALKEKFSYKSVMQVPQLEKICLNQGVGAGVTDKKLVDNAVEEMTIVSGQRAIATKSKKDISNFKLRKNMPVGVRVTLRDRKMYEFLDRLISVALPRIRDFRGISDKGFDGRGNYTMGVTEQIIFPEINIDKINRIAGMDITFVTSATTDAEALELLKQFGLPFRNQNNQ comes from the coding sequence ATGACTTATATTCCAAGATTAAAGACCAGGTACAAGGAAGAGATCGTTCCTGCACTGAAGGAAAAGTTTTCGTATAAAAGCGTGATGCAGGTGCCTCAGCTGGAAAAGATCTGTCTTAACCAGGGAGTCGGCGCAGGCGTAACCGACAAAAAGCTTGTCGATAACGCGGTAGAGGAAATGACTATTGTCAGCGGACAGCGCGCCATAGCCACTAAATCGAAAAAGGATATTTCCAATTTCAAGCTTCGTAAGAATATGCCTGTGGGCGTTCGTGTAACGCTTCGCGACAGGAAAATGTACGAATTCCTGGACAGGCTGATCTCCGTAGCGCTTCCGCGTATCCGCGACTTCCGCGGGATCTCAGACAAGGGCTTCGACGGACGCGGAAACTATACCATGGGCGTTACCGAACAGATCATCTTTCCCGAGATCAACATTGACAAGATCAATCGCATTGCGGGTATGGATATTACGTTTGTAACCTCCGCTACCACGGATGCAGAAGCGCTGGAACTTTTAAAACAATTTGGCTTACCATTCAGAAATCAAAATAACCAGTAA
- the rpsL gene encoding 30S ribosomal protein S12, whose protein sequence is MPTIQQLVRKGRVQLVDKSKSPALDSCPQKRGVCTRVYTTTPKKPNSAMRKVARVRLSHGKEVNAYIPGEGHNLQEHSIVLVRGGRVKDLPGVRYHIVRGALDTAGVEGRNQRRSKYGTKRAKKK, encoded by the coding sequence ATGCCAACTATACAGCAGTTAGTAAGAAAGGGGCGTGTTCAGCTTGTTGACAAGAGCAAGTCGCCTGCGTTGGATTCCTGTCCTCAGAAACGGGGAGTTTGTACCAGGGTGTATACTACTACGCCAAAAAAGCCGAATTCGGCCATGCGTAAAGTAGCCAGGGTACGTTTGTCTCATGGGAAGGAAGTGAACGCGTATATCCCGGGCGAAGGGCATAATCTTCAGGAACACTCCATCGTATTGGTCCGCGGCGGAAGGGTAAAAGACCTTCCCGGTGTCCGCTACCATATTGTCAGGGGCGCCCTGGATACTGCAGGTGTGGAAGGCCGCAATCAGCGCCGTTCAAAATACGGAACAAAACGGGCTAAAAAGAAATAG
- the fusA gene encoding elongation factor G codes for MANRELKYVRNIGISAHIDAGKTTTTERILYYTGKVHKIGEVHDGAATMDWMVQEQERGITITSAATTTFWKFPTDHGVPTPDSHDFQINIIDTPGHVDFTVEVERSLRVLDGAIALFCAVGGVEPQSETVWRQMNKYNVPRIGFVNKMDRSGADFLSVVKQVKERLHGNPVPLQIPIGSEDTFKGIVDLIFNKAYIWDEDTQGMTYTEVPIPEDLKEQVDEYRGKLIEAVAEFDDALLEKFFESPEAITPQELNEAVRKATMALKITPMMCGSSFKNKGVQTMLDAVCKFLPAPDEIPAVKGTNPDSGKEEERRPDPADNFAALAFKIMTDPFVGRLAFFRVYSGGLDAGSYVLNTRTMKKERISRIMQMHANKQNPIDRIEAGDIGAAVGFKDIRTGDTLCNEKAPIVFEAIEFPEPVIGLAIEPKTQADIDKLGVALAKLSEEDPTFKVNSDPETGQTVISGMGELHLEIIVDRLRREFKVECNQGAPQVSYKEAITGKVSHREVYKKQTGGRGKFADIQVEISPIDEGQSGLQFVNEIVGGSIPREYIPSVEKGFKEAMQNGVLAGYPVTDMKVRLFDGSFHAVDSDALSFEIAARTAFREALPKARPVLMEPIMKVEVTTPEENMGDVMGDLNKRRGQLEGMDTRGGAQVIKAKVPLSEMFGYVTTLRTITSGRATSTMEFSHFAEAPKNVADEVIAKVKGSKAKN; via the coding sequence ATGGCTAACAGAGAATTAAAATACGTTCGTAATATTGGGATTTCAGCCCATATTGATGCTGGTAAAACCACGACAACCGAACGAATATTATATTATACGGGAAAGGTCCACAAGATCGGCGAGGTCCATGACGGCGCCGCTACGATGGACTGGATGGTACAGGAGCAGGAACGCGGTATTACCATTACCTCGGCTGCTACGACTACTTTCTGGAAGTTCCCTACCGATCACGGGGTGCCTACTCCTGATTCGCATGATTTCCAGATCAATATCATTGATACGCCGGGCCACGTGGATTTTACCGTAGAGGTAGAGCGTTCGCTTCGCGTACTGGACGGAGCCATTGCGCTCTTTTGCGCGGTTGGTGGCGTAGAGCCCCAGTCCGAAACCGTATGGCGGCAGATGAACAAGTACAATGTACCGCGTATTGGTTTTGTGAATAAGATGGACCGTTCCGGCGCTGACTTCCTGAGCGTTGTTAAGCAGGTGAAGGAACGCCTTCACGGTAACCCGGTTCCCCTGCAGATCCCAATCGGTTCCGAAGATACGTTCAAAGGAATTGTCGACCTTATTTTCAATAAAGCTTATATCTGGGACGAAGATACCCAGGGGATGACCTATACGGAAGTTCCTATTCCGGAAGACCTGAAAGAACAGGTAGACGAGTACCGGGGCAAATTGATCGAGGCCGTGGCGGAGTTTGACGATGCACTGCTCGAGAAATTTTTTGAGAGCCCGGAGGCTATCACCCCCCAGGAATTGAATGAGGCGGTCCGCAAAGCGACAATGGCGTTGAAGATTACGCCGATGATGTGCGGATCCTCCTTTAAGAACAAGGGTGTGCAAACGATGCTGGATGCCGTATGTAAGTTCCTGCCGGCACCTGACGAGATTCCTGCTGTGAAGGGAACCAACCCGGACAGCGGTAAGGAAGAAGAGCGCAGGCCTGACCCTGCCGATAATTTTGCCGCGCTTGCCTTTAAGATCATGACCGATCCTTTCGTAGGACGACTGGCATTTTTCCGTGTTTATTCAGGAGGGCTGGATGCCGGTTCTTACGTACTGAATACCCGGACGATGAAAAAGGAGCGCATCTCGCGTATCATGCAGATGCACGCCAACAAGCAAAACCCCATTGACCGTATCGAAGCCGGAGATATCGGAGCCGCTGTAGGTTTCAAGGATATCCGCACCGGAGATACGCTTTGTAATGAAAAGGCGCCGATCGTATTCGAGGCTATTGAGTTCCCGGAACCGGTAATTGGCCTGGCCATTGAACCGAAAACACAGGCTGATATTGACAAGCTGGGCGTTGCGCTGGCAAAGCTTTCCGAAGAAGATCCTACGTTCAAAGTAAACAGCGATCCAGAAACAGGCCAGACGGTGATCAGCGGAATGGGTGAACTTCACCTGGAGATCATTGTTGACCGCCTCCGCAGGGAGTTCAAGGTGGAATGTAACCAGGGAGCGCCACAGGTTTCTTACAAGGAAGCTATTACCGGCAAGGTTTCTCACCGCGAAGTATATAAGAAACAAACGGGCGGCCGTGGTAAGTTTGCCGATATACAGGTGGAAATTTCCCCCATTGACGAAGGTCAGAGCGGTCTGCAGTTTGTAAACGAGATCGTAGGCGGTTCTATCCCGAGGGAATACATTCCTTCCGTGGAGAAGGGATTCAAAGAAGCCATGCAAAATGGCGTACTTGCCGGTTACCCGGTCACCGACATGAAGGTGCGGTTGTTTGACGGGTCCTTCCACGCGGTGGACTCTGACGCGCTTTCCTTTGAGATCGCTGCCCGTACCGCTTTCCGCGAGGCCCTTCCGAAAGCCAGACCTGTGCTGATGGAGCCCATTATGAAAGTAGAAGTAACTACTCCGGAAGAGAACATGGGTGACGTAATGGGCGACCTGAACAAACGTCGTGGCCAGCTCGAAGGTATGGATACCCGTGGCGGCGCCCAGGTGATCAAGGCAAAGGTTCCCCTGTCCGAAATGTTCGGATATGTGACCACGCTGCGTACGATCACTTCCGGCCGTGCTACTTCTACCATGGAGTTCTCGCACTTTGCCGAGGCGCCTAAGAACGTGGCGGACGAGGTAATTGCAAAGGTAAAGGGAAGTAAAGCGAAGAACTAG
- the rplB gene encoding 50S ribosomal protein L2, with amino-acid sequence MAVKRFKPVTPGTRFRIGSNYSDITTNVPEKSLVAVKKRSGGRNHKGKMTMRYIGGGHKKKYRIIDFKRNKFDIPATVATIEYDPNRTARIALLHYADGEKRYIIAPEGLKTGQQVVSGETAAPEVGNALPLGKMPLGSIIHNIELNPGQGASMARSAGTYAQLTNRDGKYAVIKLPSGETRLILQTCMATIGTVSNSEHTNEKLGKAGRKRWLGRRPRTRGVAMNPVDHPMGGGEGRASGGHPRSRKGLLSKGYKTRHDKKASNRYIIERRKK; translated from the coding sequence ATGGCAGTAAAAAGATTTAAACCGGTAACGCCGGGAACCAGATTCAGGATAGGAAGCAATTACAGCGACATTACCACTAATGTTCCTGAGAAGTCGCTTGTCGCCGTAAAGAAACGCAGCGGAGGAAGAAATCATAAAGGTAAAATGACCATGCGCTATATCGGCGGAGGGCATAAAAAGAAATACCGGATCATTGATTTCAAAAGGAACAAGTTTGATATTCCGGCCACCGTGGCTACGATCGAATATGATCCTAACCGTACCGCACGCATCGCGCTCTTACATTACGCTGACGGGGAAAAGCGGTACATTATTGCGCCGGAAGGCCTGAAGACAGGGCAGCAGGTAGTTTCAGGAGAGACCGCCGCCCCTGAAGTCGGGAATGCGCTTCCGCTAGGTAAGATGCCCCTGGGTTCCATTATTCATAATATTGAATTGAACCCCGGCCAGGGTGCTTCCATGGCGCGCAGTGCAGGCACATATGCCCAGCTGACCAACCGGGACGGCAAGTATGCAGTGATAAAACTTCCTTCAGGCGAGACCAGGCTGATACTTCAAACCTGCATGGCTACCATCGGTACGGTTTCCAACTCGGAGCATACCAATGAAAAGCTTGGAAAAGCGGGACGCAAACGCTGGCTTGGAAGAAGGCCCCGTACAAGAGGTGTTGCCATGAACCCGGTAGATCACCCGATGGGTGGTGGTGAAGGCCGTGCTTCAGGAGGCCATCCGCGTTCAAGGAAAGGCTTGCTTTCCAAAGGGTACAAGACCCGCCACGATAAGAAAGCGTCTAATCGTTATATCATAGAAAGAAGAAAGAAATAA
- the rplN gene encoding 50S ribosomal protein L14 has protein sequence MIQQETRLNVADNSGAKEVLCIRVLGGTGKRYATLGDKIVVTVKQAVSSGNIKKGSVSKAVVVRTKKEVRRKDGSYIRFDDNAAVLLNATDEPRGTRIFGPVARELREKQFMKIVSLAPEVL, from the coding sequence ATGATACAGCAGGAAACCAGGTTAAATGTAGCTGATAACAGCGGCGCCAAAGAGGTGCTTTGTATCAGGGTACTCGGAGGAACGGGTAAGCGGTACGCAACGCTCGGCGACAAGATCGTTGTGACCGTAAAACAGGCTGTTTCTTCAGGCAATATAAAAAAGGGGTCGGTATCCAAGGCGGTGGTAGTACGTACCAAGAAAGAAGTTCGCCGGAAAGACGGTTCCTATATTCGTTTTGACGATAATGCTGCTGTGTTGCTGAATGCGACCGATGAGCCGCGGGGCACCCGTATTTTCGGGCCTGTTGCCAGGGAGCTTAGGGAAAAGCAGTTCATGAAGATCGTCTCATTAGCCCCGGAGGTATTGTAA
- the rplW gene encoding 50S ribosomal protein L23, which produces MEILKKPVLTEKVTLLTDKLNKYVFLVDLKANKIQIREAVEKMYGVSVAAVNTLRYDGKRKARGTKRGFVSGRSPRFKKAVVSLASGDAIDFYGND; this is translated from the coding sequence ATGGAAATTTTAAAGAAACCGGTTCTGACTGAGAAAGTCACCCTGTTGACCGATAAGCTTAATAAATATGTTTTCCTCGTGGATCTGAAAGCAAACAAGATCCAGATCAGGGAAGCAGTTGAGAAAATGTACGGTGTAAGCGTTGCCGCTGTCAATACCCTCCGGTATGACGGTAAACGGAAAGCCCGCGGCACAAAACGCGGCTTTGTAAGCGGACGCTCGCCCCGTTTTAAGAAAGCGGTTGTATCCCTTGCCAGCGGTGATGCGATTGATTTTTACGGTAACGATTAA
- the rpsS gene encoding 30S ribosomal protein S19 yields MARSIKKGPYIDHNLEKKVLTLVESGKKSVLKTWSRRSTISPDFVGHTFAVHNGNKFIPVYVTENMVGHKLGEFAPTRTFRGHSGDRKK; encoded by the coding sequence ATGGCTCGTTCAATTAAAAAAGGCCCCTATATCGATCATAACCTGGAGAAGAAGGTGCTGACGTTGGTAGAATCCGGAAAAAAGTCGGTTCTGAAAACATGGTCACGCCGTTCTACCATTTCGCCTGATTTCGTGGGCCATACCTTTGCCGTTCATAATGGCAATAAGTTTATTCCGGTATATGTTACCGAAAACATGGTTGGGCATAAACTGGGTGAATTCGCTCCGACACGTACTTTCCGCGGACACTCAGGAGACAGAAAGAAATAA
- the rplD gene encoding 50S ribosomal protein L4, giving the protein MELKVFDITGKETGNKVTLSDEVFGIEPNDHAIYLDVKQYLANQRQGTSKSKQRNEISGSTRKLHRQKGTGGSRKGSIKSPVFRGGGRIFGPQPRDYGFKLNKKTKKLARKSALSHKAKENNIVVLADFNFDAPKTKNYLNLINSLKLDGVKSMLVLPGNDKNIFLSSRNLQKANVISAGDLNTYDVLNAGKLLITESAVKTIEEAFTK; this is encoded by the coding sequence ATGGAACTGAAGGTATTCGATATAACAGGCAAGGAAACGGGTAACAAGGTTACATTGTCTGATGAGGTATTCGGCATTGAGCCTAACGATCACGCGATTTACCTGGATGTAAAGCAGTACCTGGCTAACCAGCGCCAGGGCACCTCCAAGTCCAAGCAGCGGAATGAGATATCCGGGTCAACCCGTAAGCTCCACCGCCAGAAAGGTACCGGCGGATCCCGTAAAGGAAGTATTAAGAGCCCGGTGTTCCGGGGCGGGGGACGCATTTTCGGCCCGCAGCCCAGGGATTACGGTTTCAAGCTCAACAAGAAAACCAAGAAACTGGCCCGTAAATCGGCATTGAGCCATAAGGCAAAGGAAAATAATATAGTCGTATTGGCTGATTTCAATTTTGATGCACCCAAAACGAAAAATTACCTGAACCTGATCAACAGCCTGAAGCTGGACGGTGTAAAGAGCATGCTGGTCCTTCCGGGGAATGACAAAAATATTTTTCTCTCCAGCAGGAACCTGCAAAAGGCGAACGTGATCTCCGCAGGCGACCTCAATACCTACGACGTATTGAACGCGGGTAAGCTGCTGATCACCGAGAGCGCTGTTAAAACGATCGAGGAGGCGTTTACGAAGTAA
- the rplP gene encoding 50S ribosomal protein L16 has product MLQPKRTKFRKMQKGRMKGNAKRGHELAFGSFGIKSLETCWITARQIEAARIAVTRFMKREGQVWIRIFPDKPVTKKPAEVRMGKGKGAPEYWVAPVKPGRILFEAEGVPLDVAREAMRLAAQKLPVTTKFIVRRDYAE; this is encoded by the coding sequence ATGTTACAGCCAAAGAGAACCAAGTTCAGGAAGATGCAAAAAGGCCGGATGAAAGGCAATGCCAAGAGAGGGCATGAACTCGCATTCGGTTCTTTCGGAATAAAATCACTGGAAACCTGTTGGATTACCGCCCGGCAGATCGAAGCCGCCCGTATCGCGGTAACCCGTTTCATGAAACGTGAAGGCCAGGTATGGATCCGGATTTTCCCGGATAAACCGGTAACGAAGAAGCCGGCAGAAGTGCGGATGGGTAAAGGTAAGGGAGCTCCGGAATACTGGGTGGCCCCTGTGAAGCCCGGAAGGATCCTGTTTGAAGCCGAAGGCGTTCCGCTGGATGTTGCCCGCGAAGCCATGCGCCTGGCGGCGCAGAAGCTCCCGGTGACGACCAAATTTATCGTACGCAGGGATTACGCTGAGTAA
- the rplC gene encoding 50S ribosomal protein L3 — MSGLIGKKVGMTSIFDADGKQVPCTVIEAGPCVVTQVKTLEKDGYTAVQLAYDEKKEKKTTAALAGHFKKAGTTPKRRLVEFRYFEEDKQQGETLTVELFNEGDFIDVVGTSKGKGFQGVVKRHNFSGVGGQTHGQHNRLRAPGSLGASSFPSRVFKGMRMAGRTGGDRVKIQNLRVVKVYPEQNVLVVSGSVPGAKGSYVIIEK, encoded by the coding sequence ATGTCAGGATTAATTGGTAAAAAGGTTGGAATGACCAGTATTTTTGATGCCGACGGGAAACAAGTTCCCTGTACGGTCATCGAAGCAGGGCCCTGTGTGGTTACGCAGGTAAAAACCCTGGAAAAGGACGGCTATACAGCTGTTCAGCTGGCTTACGACGAGAAGAAGGAAAAGAAGACTACCGCAGCGCTTGCCGGGCACTTTAAAAAGGCCGGTACCACTCCAAAGCGCCGCCTGGTGGAATTCAGGTATTTTGAAGAAGATAAGCAGCAGGGCGAAACCCTTACCGTGGAACTTTTCAATGAAGGTGATTTTATCGACGTAGTCGGCACTTCCAAGGGAAAAGGATTCCAGGGTGTTGTGAAAAGGCATAACTTCAGCGGTGTCGGCGGCCAGACTCACGGCCAGCACAACCGTCTGCGCGCTCCCGGTTCACTGGGTGCTTCCTCTTTCCCTTCAAGGGTATTTAAGGGCATGCGCATGGCAGGACGAACCGGAGGAGACCGGGTGAAGATCCAGAACCTGCGGGTAGTTAAAGTGTATCCCGAACAAAATGTACTGGTAGTAAGCGGATCTGTTCCGGGTGCTAAGGGCTCTTACGTAATCATTGAGAAATAA
- the rplX gene encoding 50S ribosomal protein L24, which yields MERKKNKQAKLHLKKGDQVLVITGNDKGKEGKVLEVLSDKQRAYVEGANIVSKHTKPNAKNPNGGIVKQEAAIHISNLMVIDPKSGKASRTGRRLNENGKLERYAKKSGEVIK from the coding sequence ATGGAAAGGAAGAAAAACAAGCAAGCCAAATTGCACCTGAAAAAAGGAGACCAGGTGCTAGTTATAACCGGCAACGACAAAGGTAAAGAAGGCAAGGTGCTGGAAGTACTTTCCGATAAGCAGCGCGCTTACGTAGAGGGAGCCAATATCGTATCCAAACATACCAAGCCTAACGCCAAGAACCCGAACGGGGGAATCGTTAAGCAGGAGGCCGCTATTCATATTTCCAACCTGATGGTGATTGACCCTAAATCAGGGAAAGCCAGCCGTACGGGCCGCAGGCTCAACGAGAACGGGAAGTTGGAAAGATATGCTAAAAAGTCAGGGGAGGTAATTAAGTAA
- the rpsG gene encoding 30S ribosomal protein S7, with translation MRKDTPKKRIILPDPRFNEVMVTRFVNNMMWDGKKSLSYRIFYDAVDIVQEKTGESGLEAWRKALNNVMPAVEVKSRRVGGANFQVPTEVRPERRIALAMKWMIGYARKRNEKTMQEKLAGEIMAAAKGEGASVKKKEDTHRMAEANKAFSHFRF, from the coding sequence ATGAGGAAAGATACTCCTAAAAAACGGATAATTTTACCTGATCCCCGCTTTAATGAAGTAATGGTGACCAGGTTCGTGAATAACATGATGTGGGATGGAAAGAAAAGCCTTTCCTATCGCATTTTTTATGATGCTGTGGACATTGTACAGGAAAAGACCGGCGAGAGCGGGCTGGAAGCCTGGCGTAAGGCATTGAATAACGTAATGCCTGCCGTTGAGGTAAAGAGCCGCCGGGTTGGCGGAGCGAATTTCCAGGTCCCTACCGAAGTACGTCCCGAGCGCCGCATTGCCCTGGCAATGAAATGGATGATCGGGTACGCCCGTAAGCGGAACGAAAAGACCATGCAGGAAAAACTGGCCGGTGAAATTATGGCGGCGGCCAAGGGAGAAGGAGCTTCCGTTAAAAAGAAAGAAGACACGCACAGAATGGCAGAAGCCAACAAGGCTTTCTCCCATTTTAGATTTTAA
- the rpmC gene encoding 50S ribosomal protein L29 — MKYEEVKELTTQELTDRIAEEESNLTRLKFSHAVSALENPLRIRLLKRDIARLNTELTRRRKEATN, encoded by the coding sequence ATGAAATACGAAGAGGTAAAAGAGTTAACCACGCAGGAACTGACCGACCGCATCGCTGAGGAGGAATCCAATCTGACCCGGCTTAAGTTCAGTCATGCTGTATCGGCCCTTGAAAACCCGTTGAGGATCAGGTTGCTGAAAAGGGACATTGCCCGTTTGAATACCGAATTGACCCGTCGCCGGAAAGAGGCTACTAATTAA
- the rpsJ gene encoding 30S ribosomal protein S10 gives MSQRIRIKLKSYDYSLVDKSAEKIVKTVKPTGAVVSGPIPLPTEKKIYTVLRSPHVNKKAREQFQLCAYKRLLDIYSSTAKTVDALMKLELPSGVEVEIKV, from the coding sequence ATGAGCCAAAGAATCAGAATCAAATTAAAGTCCTACGATTACAGCCTGGTTGATAAGTCAGCTGAGAAGATCGTTAAGACGGTAAAGCCTACGGGCGCAGTGGTTAGCGGTCCTATTCCCCTGCCCACGGAAAAGAAGATTTACACCGTGTTGCGTTCACCGCACGTGAACAAGAAAGCAAGGGAGCAGTTCCAGCTTTGCGCTTATAAACGACTGCTGGATATTTACAGCTCCACCGCTAAAACCGTAGACGCACTGATGAAGCTGGAATTGCCCAGCGGGGTGGAAGTTGAGATTAAGGTCTGA
- the rpsQ gene encoding 30S ribosomal protein S17 encodes MERNLRKTRIGQVVSNKMDKSILVTVERKVKHPIYGKFVNKATKFMAHDEKNECNIGDKVLIMETRPLSKNKNWRLVNIIERAK; translated from the coding sequence ATGGAAAGGAATTTAAGAAAAACCAGGATAGGCCAGGTTGTCAGCAACAAGATGGACAAGTCCATTTTGGTGACCGTAGAGCGGAAGGTGAAACACCCTATTTACGGCAAGTTCGTTAACAAGGCAACCAAGTTCATGGCTCATGATGAAAAGAATGAGTGCAATATCGGCGATAAGGTCCTGATCATGGAAACCCGCCCGCTGAGCAAGAACAAGAACTGGCGGTTAGTCAATATCATTGAAAGGGCAAAATAA
- the rpsC gene encoding 30S ribosomal protein S3, whose product MGQKTNPVGNRLGIIRGWESNWYGGNNYADKLVEDEKIRKYLRARITKGGVSKIVIERTLKRITVTIHTARPGIVIGKGGQEVDKIKEELKKLTKKDVQINIFEIKRPEVDAQLVGESIARQLEARISFRRAMKTALASTMRMGAEGIKVMVSGRVGGAEMARTEQYKEGRVPLHTFRADIDYALTEAQTTYGKLGVKVWICKGEVFGKRDLSPNITGNTGGGGRSSRDMDQQRDRRPGGGGGNRGGRRKKQ is encoded by the coding sequence ATGGGACAAAAGACAAATCCGGTAGGTAATAGATTGGGCATCATCCGCGGATGGGAGTCTAACTGGTACGGCGGTAATAACTATGCCGATAAGCTGGTAGAAGACGAAAAGATCCGCAAGTATCTGCGTGCCCGTATCACCAAGGGCGGCGTGTCTAAAATAGTAATTGAACGGACGCTGAAGCGCATTACTGTCACTATTCATACGGCCCGTCCGGGAATCGTGATCGGTAAAGGCGGCCAGGAAGTGGATAAGATCAAAGAAGAGCTTAAAAAGCTTACCAAGAAGGACGTTCAGATCAATATTTTCGAAATAAAGCGCCCTGAAGTAGATGCACAGCTGGTAGGCGAAAGCATTGCCAGGCAGCTCGAAGCCCGGATTTCGTTCCGTCGTGCCATGAAAACTGCATTGGCTTCTACCATGCGCATGGGTGCGGAAGGCATTAAGGTAATGGTCTCCGGCCGTGTCGGAGGAGCTGAAATGGCCCGTACGGAACAGTACAAAGAGGGAAGAGTGCCTTTGCACACTTTCCGGGCCGATATCGATTACGCGCTTACCGAAGCTCAGACCACCTATGGAAAACTGGGTGTGAAAGTATGGATCTGCAAGGGTGAAGTATTTGGTAAGAGAGACCTTTCGCCAAATATCACCGGCAACACCGGCGGCGGCGGCAGAAGTTCGCGTGATATGGATCAGCAGCGTGATCGTCGTCCGGGTGGCGGCGGAGGAAATCGCGGTGGCAGAAGAAAAAAACAATAG